Genomic window (Caldicoprobacter guelmensis):
CGTATTTGCCATGCCTCAGCGTCAGCTTTATGGCATCCAGCTCTGGTTGCCTAAGCTTACGGATAGCTTCCAAACCCTCTTCAAATGTTAGCCCTTGCATAGGTAAACCATCAACCGTGACCCCTGGATAAAAGTGATTACTATTTAGAATGTTATAAGCATAAGCCCCTGCCCCTAAAATGGCCAAAAAAGCGAGAGTAAAAACAATCATAACCCTCGCTTTGTATATAACGCTTTTTTTCTTCTTTTGTGCAGCTTTTCTCCCAACCGCTTCTCTCTCAGACTGAGTTGTGGATTGCATTTAAACCTTAACCTCCACTCATTATACTATCCGCTCATTTAAAATCTTGAACTTACAACAGCCAAACGTACAATTACTATAGTAAAATAACTGCTTCAAGAAGTAAATATATTATGCCATAAAATAATAAAAGCTTAACACTCTGAAGCAAAACCGTAAAACTTTTTAAAACTTTCGTAATAGTTTTGCTTCAAAACGTCAAGCCTCACTGTTATACAGCCTCAATGTTCATGGTAAGCTCGACAAGTTTCCCTCCAGCTTTTACCTTGTCGATAAGCTCACCGGTCACTATATCCCCTTCAGCAGCCAGCAATTCTCCCGCCTCACTCACTATCTTCTTAGTCACCCTCTTGCCAAGGAGAAATCGCCTCTGCTTTTGTTCAAACAAAGATGAACCTTCCATATGGTGCTCGACATCTTTCTTAGCATCTTCAGCAGGGGCAGCAGCTTGGTAATCCCTACCTTCGTGAACAATCACTCTACTGACATTATCGCTCACAACCAGCAACTCTGTACCATAAGTGATAACTTGGGAGGCATCCAATTCAAAACTACCTCCATCCTCCCCGCTTAACTTGCATTTTACAATATTGCCGTCTTCCTCATTAAAGTAATATTCTTTTACAACACCAATGTATTCGCCCTCTTGTGTATAAACCCTGCAATTGATAAACCCTATCCCTTGTCTTATTAAATCCTGCGCTTCTTTAACCAGCGAAAAAGGCAAAATATTTTCTCTGCTCTCCGTGACAATAGCGTGACGCCCTATTCCCACCACTCTGTCTAAAGGTAACAGCTTAGCCCCTAAATACCACTCTTCATCTTCAATTATTATATACCGTACTTTTCCTTCATGGCAATTTACTAGCAATTCTCTAACTTTCCCGCACTCAATCCCTTCCCTTATGCATATCACCGGCAACCCTTTAACATCTTGCCTAGCCTTCATACCACCAACTCCAATTACGCCATCAACATTTTATCACTTCATTCATGACTCCACCGCATTGATCCTATAACACAGTATATAAAGGCTGTCGCTTAAATGAACGTTCTCAACTATAACATCATCTGGCAAAACGACGTCAACAGGGGCAAAATTCCAGATGTATTTTATGCCACAACTTACCAAAAGTTCAGCCACTTCCTGTGCCTTTTCCTTGGGAGTGCAAATAACCCCTATATCTATATGCTGATTTGCTACGAAGTTTCTCAAGTTATCCACATCATATATTTCAATACCACGAATAGACATGCCTATCAGGCGGGGATTTACATCAAACATGGCTTTAATAAAAAAACCCTCTTTCTCAAAGCCACTGTAATTTGCTAGAGCCTGACCCAAATTCCCGGCCCCTACCACTACCATGTTGTACTGTCTATCTAATCCCAGTATTTTTTTGAACTCTTCACACAGCTCCGACACATTATAGCCATACCCTTGTTGCCCGAACCCCCCAAAACAATTAAAATCCTGCCTGATTTGGGATGCTGTAAGCCCCATCTTCTGACCCAGCTCACTGGACGATACCCGTTGCACACCTTTTTTCTTAAGTTCTGTAAGGTATCTGTAGTATTTGGGCAATCTCCGTATAACCGCCTCAGAAACCCTACGCCTGTCTCTTTCCATATCAAACTCACCTCCTGAAAGGTTAAACACCGTTTAAGCCACGTCAATACCATTATTTCAAAATTGCTACTATCAATATCAGTGTAACAAATAATACAAACAAGTTCAATACAAAACTGCAAAAATAAAGCATTCCCGGCTTATCAGCTTAAATATCTAAAAGCCGAGAATGCTTTTTCGTCAACCCTTTTCTTCATGCTGCTCAGTAAGAGAGTGTAGGTTTAAAATGGCACGGGAAATATGTTCAGCCATAAGCCTTTCAGCTTCTGCTGCATTCCTTTCCATAATCGCCTCAAAAATGCTCCTGTGCTCATTGAGCGACTGATGGGCCCGTGTGGGTACCATTAAAGAACCTCGCCGTGCTCGCTCCACATATCTCAGCAGATTATCCAGTAGATGTTTCAACACTTTACTAGCACAGGCATCATATATTACGCCGTGAAAGCGCGTATCCAGCTGCGTGAGCTGGTCAAAATCGTTTTTCCTAGTATAATACTCCATAAGCTCTACAATCTCTTCCAATTCTTTAAGCGCCTGCTCATCTATGCGTTGTGCCGCCCACCGTGCCGCCAAACCCTCCAGCATGGAGCGTATGGTATATATATCATCCACATCCTGCTGCGAAACGCCACTTACTACCACTCCCTTATTGGGAATAGAAATCACTAAACCTTCCAGCTCTAACTGTCTTATGGCTTCGCGTATGGGAGTCCGGCTCACTCCCAGTTCCTCAGCCAGTTTTGTCTCAACCAGCGCATCGCCTGGCTTATAGCGGCCATTCAATATGGCATCACGAATATAGTTAAACACATACGAATGCAGAGAATACCTCTCAAGGGATTGCATTTTGGCAAATTTTTTCGATTTTGCCACTCTGCTCTCTTCAAAATCCTCCATAATACCTCACTCTCTCGCTTATTGTCCCGAATTCTTTCGGGTGTAATTGAGCAAACCTCCCGCCAGTATGACTTCTCTTAACCTAGGAGATAGATTCAATCCTACTTTTATATCTCTATTCTTTGTAAGGTTTTTTACGATGAGCACATTGCCCTGTCTTATCTGCTCCACGGCGTTTTCAATGACCAGCTTGTCATCCTGGTCAATTTCATCATAGTCCTTTTCATCCATAAACGTCAATGGCAGTATGCCTGAATTTATAAGGTTTGCCATGTGAATCCTGGCAAAGGATTTTGCTATCACGCCTTTTATGCCCAGATACAATGGCACCAAAGCCGCATGCTCTCTGCTGGACCCTTGACCATAATTATGCCCGGCCACCAGGAAACCGCCTCCTGCCTTCCTCGCGCGTTCAGGAAAATCCTTATCCACCAGAGTAAGGCAATAATCGGCAAGATAAGGGATGTTAGAGCGGTAGGGAAGCAGCTTTGCATTAGACGGCATAATGTGGTCGGTAGTAATATTGTCCTCCATTTTAAGGAGCACTATCCCTTCTACTCTGTCTGAAAGTTCTTTGTTAACAGGGAAGGGTTTAATGTTGGGCCCACGGACCACTTCTACATCTGTCCCTTCCGGAGCAGGAGGGATGATACAGTTATCGTTAATTTCAAAGGTTTCGGGCATTTCAACCTGGGGATATTCGCCTAGTGTACGCGGATCAGTCAGCACACCCGTCAAAGCAGTAGCCGCCGCCACCTCAGGGCTGGCCAAATACACCTTTGCACTGGGAGTGCCGCTGCGTCCATAGAAGTTGCGGTTGAAGGTTCGTACCGATACCGCATTAGTGGCCGGCGCCTGGCCCATGCCAATACACGGTCCGCAAGCACATTCGAGAATACGCGCCCCTGCCGCTATCAGGTCCGCCAGCGCACCATTGCGCGCCAGCATAGTATAAACCTGCTTGGAACCAGGAGATATTACCAGGCTTACGTCTGGATGCACAGTCTTGCCCTTCAATATCTTTGCTACCCGCATCAGGTCAAGATAAGAAGAATTGGTACAGCTTCCAATGGCAACCTGATCCACCTTGATAGGACCTACATTCCTTACCGTATCCACATTATCAGGGCTATGTGGCTGCGCCACCAAAGGCTCCAGCTTAGTCAAGTCAATTTCAATTTCCTCATCGTATTGGGCATCTGGGTCTGCCTCAAGAGGGATCCACTCATGCTCACGCCCTTGAGCCCTCATAAAAGCCCTGGTTACCTCATCGCTGGGAAAGATAGATGTGGTAGCACCCAGCTCTGCGCCCATGTTGGCGATGGTAGCCCTCTCGGGCACCGTCAACGTAGCAACCCCCTCGCCGGCGTATTCCATGACCTTGCCAACCCCGCCTTTGACGGTAAGCCTCCTTAAGAGCTCGAGGATGATGTCTTTTGCGCTCACCCATGGCTGAAGCTTCCCTTTGAGCACCACCCTGCACACCTTTGGCATAGTAAAATAGTAAGGCCCTCCTGCCATGGCAACTGCCACATCCAACCCGCCGGCACCAATGGCCAGCATGCCGATTCCACCTGCGGTAGGCGTATGGCTGTCAGAGCCTAGAAGCGTCCAACCGGGCCTCCCAAACCTTTCCAAATGTACCTGATGACAAATGCCGTTGCCCGGCCTGGAAAAGTATATACCATATTTAGCTGCAACCGTTTGGATATACTTGTGGTCATCGGCATTCTCAAAACCCGTTTGAAGAGTATTGTGATCTATATAAGCCACCGATTTTTTGGTTTTCACGCGCGGTACACCCATAGCCTCAAACTGGAGATAAGCCATGGTCCCTGTCGAATCCTGAGTCAAGGTCTGATCAATGGAAATGGCAATCTCCTCTCCCGGTATCATCTTGCCGGATACCAAATGGCTCTCTATAATCTTCTGCACTATATTTTTCCCCATTGACAATCCCCCTTTGACGTATTTAGAACCACATGCAACGGTTACAATAATTGTATACAATTATACAAGCCGTGTCAATGAATTTCTTGCGGACAAAGCCGTTTCTCCATTAATCGACAAGTCAAAAAGGGAAAAAAGTTTTATTTTGCCAATTTATATATTGTGGTATAATAAAACACAAATCGAAAATTCCAATAAAAGAAGGGGTGTATATATGGGAGTTCTAGAGCGGTTAAAACAAAAAGCCATGAAATTTGCAATAAAACAACCTTTTGCATTCGCAGCCATCCTTGCACTTATAGCCACAGTAATGGAAAAACTTGTTGTACCAAATATCAGCTTTCTCTCCATCATTTTTCTATTTTTATTAAAGCTGGCGATACTGGAACTTACAGCTTACATATTGATGAAATCAATACATTCAAAAGTAGAATCCATCAGCTACATAATGGACCGGATAAAAAATCGGGACCTGTCCTACACTGTAAACCTCTCAGAATTTGAAGACCTCCAAGCCGTATCAACCAGCTTCAACAACATGATAAGCGACCTAAAATCCATAATGTCCTCATTAAAAAACATCACCAGGCGTTTGGTGGACGCTGCTGAACTCTTAAATACCAACACCATTAAGGTTAACCAGGCTATAGACGATATCGCCGCCTCTATGAATGAGATAGCCCACGGAGCGTCCGAACAGGCTGCAGAGGCCGAAAGAGGTGTAAGCCTAATAACCCGGCTATCTGAACAAATCCAGTTGGTATATGAAAACACTAACAAAGTAGTAGAAGACTCTAATAAAATGCGAGAGTTGAATGAGCAGGGACTGGAAGCAGTCAAAACGCTTCGCCAGTCAAACGAGCAAAGCCAAACGGCTGCTGCCAAAGTATTGGAATTTATCAATTCATCAGCTGAAAAATCAAAGAGCATAGGAGAATTCGTCAGCACCATCAACAGCATTGCAGAACAAACCAATTTACTTGCCCTTAACGCAGCTATAGAAGCGGCAAGGGCAGGCGAAGCCGGCAGAGGGTTTGCAGTCGTCGCTGATGAGGTCAGAAAGCTGGCCGACGCCACCAAAAAGGCCACCGAACAGGTCGAGGAGATAATGACAAAAATCATAGAAGAAGCCGATAAAGCGTCAGGTATAATAGACTCGGTAAGGGCCGTCATGGAAAACCAAGTAAAAGCGGTGGACAATACATACCAAGCATTCCACGCCATCTCAAAGGGCATCGAAAATGTAATAAGCCGCATAAACAACATAAGCCAATCCATGGCAGCCATAGAAGAGGATAAAAACAAGGTGATCGAAGCCATACAGAACATCTCAGCGGTTTCACAGCAGGCTGCTGCCGCCAGCCAGCAAGTAGCAGCCAGCACCACTGAACAGAGAAACGTAATAGAACAGATAGCTTCCTACTCAAAAACCTTAAGTGAACTTTCCCTGGAGCTCAGAAAATATGTAGAGGCTTATAAAGTTTGAAATGAAAAACGTCCTAGCTTCATTGGTAAAAAGTCCAAGCTAGGACGCTTTATTTTAGTTTTAACCAATTCCCCAATCTCTGTCAATTCCCAAAAGAGCGCTTTATACCCTTTGAGCGATCCGGGTTCATGATCACAATCCTGTCTCCTTCCAGCTCAACCTTTACTCTGTTTTCGCCTGTCAACCCCAAGGCCTGCAGATATTCGTGAGGAAGCTGAAGCCGCCCTGCCCTATCAAGTACAGCCAGCTCTTCATGG
Coding sequences:
- a CDS encoding PRC-barrel domain-containing protein, which translates into the protein MKARQDVKGLPVICIREGIECGKVRELLVNCHEGKVRYIIIEDEEWYLGAKLLPLDRVVGIGRHAIVTESRENILPFSLVKEAQDLIRQGIGFINCRVYTQEGEYIGVVKEYYFNEEDGNIVKCKLSGEDGGSFELDASQVITYGTELLVVSDNVSRVIVHEGRDYQAAAPAEDAKKDVEHHMEGSSLFEQKQRRFLLGKRVTKKIVSEAGELLAAEGDIVTGELIDKVKAGGKLVELTMNIEAV
- a CDS encoding redox-sensing transcriptional repressor Rex, giving the protein MERDRRRVSEAVIRRLPKYYRYLTELKKKGVQRVSSSELGQKMGLTASQIRQDFNCFGGFGQQGYGYNVSELCEEFKKILGLDRQYNMVVVGAGNLGQALANYSGFEKEGFFIKAMFDVNPRLIGMSIRGIEIYDVDNLRNFVANQHIDIGVICTPKEKAQEVAELLVSCGIKYIWNFAPVDVVLPDDVIVENVHLSDSLYILCYRINAVES
- a CDS encoding GntR family transcriptional regulator, with the protein product MQSLERYSLHSYVFNYIRDAILNGRYKPGDALVETKLAEELGVSRTPIREAIRQLELEGLVISIPNKGVVVSGVSQQDVDDIYTIRSMLEGLAARWAAQRIDEQALKELEEIVELMEYYTRKNDFDQLTQLDTRFHGVIYDACASKVLKHLLDNLLRYVERARRGSLMVPTRAHQSLNEHRSIFEAIMERNAAEAERLMAEHISRAILNLHSLTEQHEEKG
- a CDS encoding aconitate hydratase, which translates into the protein MGKNIVQKIIESHLVSGKMIPGEEIAISIDQTLTQDSTGTMAYLQFEAMGVPRVKTKKSVAYIDHNTLQTGFENADDHKYIQTVAAKYGIYFSRPGNGICHQVHLERFGRPGWTLLGSDSHTPTAGGIGMLAIGAGGLDVAVAMAGGPYYFTMPKVCRVVLKGKLQPWVSAKDIILELLRRLTVKGGVGKVMEYAGEGVATLTVPERATIANMGAELGATTSIFPSDEVTRAFMRAQGREHEWIPLEADPDAQYDEEIEIDLTKLEPLVAQPHSPDNVDTVRNVGPIKVDQVAIGSCTNSSYLDLMRVAKILKGKTVHPDVSLVISPGSKQVYTMLARNGALADLIAAGARILECACGPCIGMGQAPATNAVSVRTFNRNFYGRSGTPSAKVYLASPEVAAATALTGVLTDPRTLGEYPQVEMPETFEINDNCIIPPAPEGTDVEVVRGPNIKPFPVNKELSDRVEGIVLLKMEDNITTDHIMPSNAKLLPYRSNIPYLADYCLTLVDKDFPERARKAGGGFLVAGHNYGQGSSREHAALVPLYLGIKGVIAKSFARIHMANLINSGILPLTFMDEKDYDEIDQDDKLVIENAVEQIRQGNVLIVKNLTKNRDIKVGLNLSPRLREVILAGGLLNYTRKNSGQ
- a CDS encoding methyl-accepting chemotaxis protein → MGVLERLKQKAMKFAIKQPFAFAAILALIATVMEKLVVPNISFLSIIFLFLLKLAILELTAYILMKSIHSKVESISYIMDRIKNRDLSYTVNLSEFEDLQAVSTSFNNMISDLKSIMSSLKNITRRLVDAAELLNTNTIKVNQAIDDIAASMNEIAHGASEQAAEAERGVSLITRLSEQIQLVYENTNKVVEDSNKMRELNEQGLEAVKTLRQSNEQSQTAAAKVLEFINSSAEKSKSIGEFVSTINSIAEQTNLLALNAAIEAARAGEAGRGFAVVADEVRKLADATKKATEQVEEIMTKIIEEADKASGIIDSVRAVMENQVKAVDNTYQAFHAISKGIENVISRINNISQSMAAIEEDKNKVIEAIQNISAVSQQAAAASQQVAASTTEQRNVIEQIASYSKTLSELSLELRKYVEAYKV